The Stigmatella aurantiaca DW4/3-1 genome contains the following window.
CCGCCCCTTCCCCTGGAGTCCCCGCCGCGCCTGGGCCAGGCACAGCGCCCCGCTCTTGCCCGCGCCCAGCACCGCCACCGTCATGCCCGGCCGGACGTGACGGGCCACGAGCGCGGGCGCACCACACACGTCCAGCGCGGCCAGGGCGAGCGTCTCCGGCATGTCCTCCGGCAGCCGTGCGTAGATGCCCGAGGCGAACAGGAGGGCATGACCCCGGATGTCCACCCGGTCGATCTCCGGGTGCACGGCCTGGATCTCCTCGATGACCAGCGGCGTGAGGGTGAGGCTCACCAGCGTGGCGATCCGGTCCCCGGGCTTCAGCGTCTCGCGCGCCGGGTGCCGGGGGCCGATCTCCTTCACCCGCCCGATGAGCATGCCCCCCGAGCCAGTGACCGGGTTCTGCATCTTGCCGCGCTCGCGGACGATGTCCTGGATGCGCTGGGCAATGCGCGCGGGCGATCCTCCCACCTCATCCTTGATCTGCTTGAAGGAGGCGGCATCGACGTTGAGGCTCTCCACGTCGATGAGCAGCTCGGCCTCCCGGCAAGGCAGGGAGGGATCCAACCGGCGCGCCCGCTGGGGCAGCACGCCCTGCTCGGCCACGACCCGGGACAACCCATACAGGTCGATGCTCATCCGTGTCACTCCCGCGCCATTTTCGGGATGAGGAAGCTCAACGAGTTCTCGAAGCGATAGGACACGCCCGAATGGGTGTCGTCGAACTCCTCGTGCCGCAGTTCCACGCCGCTGGCCTTGAACTCCTCGGCCAGGATGCGCGTGCCCCAGCGCAGGTTGAACTCGTCCCGGGTGCCGCAGTCGAGGAAGACGGACTTCACCTTGCGGAACGCGTCCAGGAACTTGGGCACGAAGCGCACCGGGTCATGCACCAGCCAGCGGTTCCACACTTCCAGCTTCAAACGGGCCGTCTGGGGATCGAACGGCAGCTCGAGGTTGAGCGGCTCGCCCTTCTTCGGAGAGTACGCCGCCGCCATCGCCAGGATGTTGATGACGGCGAAGTCCTCACCGCGCGGCTTCGTCTCCCGGGAGCGCTTCTTGAAATCCTGGTGCCAAGCCTCCAGCCCGCCTGCCTTGAGCAGCGCGCCCGCCGCCTTGGGGAGGTCCGGCAGGTAGCAATACTCGAAGTAGCAGTCGCCGGAGTGGCTCCCCAGGTGCGAGAACAGCTCCGGGTGGTAGCGGCCCATCACCAGCGCGCCATAGCCTCCCGAGCTGTGCCCCAGCACCGCCCGGGAGGCCGCCTTGGGCAACGTGCGGAAGGTGCGGTCCACGAAGCCCAGCACGTCCTTCACCAGGTAGTCGCGGTAGCGCCCGATGGCGTCGCTGTTGATCCACTGGCTGCCGCCAAGCGAGGTCCACGCATCGGGGAACACGCCGATGACGGGAGGAACCTGACCGGAGGTGATGAGCGCGTCCAGCCGCTCCGGCACGCTGAGCGTGAACGCAGAGGTGTTCGTCCACGAGCTGCCGCTGTTGGAGAAGGCGTGCAGGAAGTAGACGACCGGGTAGCGCTGATCGCCGTCGCTGTAGCCCGGGGGCAGGTACACCGTCAGCTTCCGGCGGGCGGGATCTCCCAGCGGGTTCGACTCCAGGGCGGGCGACTGCACCTCGCGCGTCTCAAGCACTCCCTGCATCCGGTGTTCCTCTCAGGCCCGTGCTCACGTCCGGGCCCCCGCTTGCTTACCAAATATCTTCATCACCTGCTGCAAGTCCTCCCACGCCTTGCGCTTCTCGGCGGGGCTGCGCAGCAAGTAGGCCGGGTGGAAGGTGGGCATCAGCTTCACGCCCTGGTACTCGCGCCACTGCCCTCGCAGCCGGGTGATGGGCGTGGTGTCCCGGAGCAACGTCTGGGCGGCGAACTTCCCCAGCGCCACGATGACCTTGGGCTGGATGGCCAGCAGCTGCGAGCGAAGGAAAGGCTCGCACGCGGCAATCTCGTCGGCCTCCGGGTTCCGGTTGCCCGGCGGCCGGCATTTCACCACGTTGCAGATGTAGATCTCGTCCCGGCTGAAGCCCATCGCCTGGATCATCTTCGTCAGCAACTCTCCCGCCGCGCCGACAAAGGGCACACCCTGGATATCCTCGTTTTCCCCGGGCCCTTCCCCCACGAAGACGAGGTCCGCGCGCGGGTTGCCCACCCCGAAGACGATGTTCTTGCGCCCCGTGCACAGCTTGCAGCGCCGGCAGTCGCCCAACTCGCGGCGGATCTGATCCAACGTCGGCCGCTCGCCCTCCACGACGCCCGGCAGGGGGCCCGGATAGCGAGGAGCCTGCTGCGGGACGTCGAGGAGCATCCCGTTGCTTGTCGCCGTCACCGGAGCACGAATGGCGGGGGGGGAGGCAGAGACAGCAGCAGGAGGAGGCGCGGCGGGAGGGGGCGTCTCGGCCCTTGGAGGGGACGACGGGGCCTGGACGGGCTCAGTGGGAGGCACCTTCGCCACGGCGCCGCGAGGGGGCAGCATGGAGCGCAGCGATGCCGAGCGCTCGGCGGCTAGCTTCGTCGCATCGGCGAGAAGGACAGGGCCGCCTGTCTCCTCCTGCCAGAGGAGGTGGCGGCGCAGTTCCTCCACGACTTCGCCCAATTCTTCAGCGGACTCAGGGGGTTCGTTCACGGGGGCCCAGGAGTTCATGGAGGCGGTGCCTCCGGTTCATGGTGCAGCTTCAAAATCTTATCCTATGGGTAGGCTTCCCGCTTGCCAACGTCATGCATCCTTTGACGGCCCAGGGGCCGGGGGCTCGGTGGGAGGGGCCGCCAGGGGGAGCAGCAGCTCCAGGATGCCCCGGGCGACTTCACGCTTGGTGCCCGAAAGGTCTCTCCGGGTACCCGCCCGCGTCAGCACCGTGACCTGGTTGGTCTCCGTCCCGAAGCCCGCCCCCGCCACCGTCACATCGTTGGCGACGATGGCATCCAACCCTTTCCGCTCCAACTTTTCACGGGCGTGCTCCAGCACCCGCTCGGTCTCCGCCGCGAACCCCACCAGCACGGGCCGGCGGGAGCTGCCCGCCACCGTCCGCGAGGCCTCCGCGAGCACGTCCGGCGTCCGCACCAGCTTCAGCACCTCGGGTGTCTCCCCCTTCTTCACCTTCTGGGGAGCACGCGTCTCCGGCCGCCAGTCGCTCACCGCGGCGGAGGCAATGAACCAGTCGGCCTCCCGCACCCGGGAGAGCACCTCGCGCGCCATCTCCTCGGCGCTCACCACGTCCACCACCTCCAGCCCGGTCCGGTCCACCGCCCCGACCGGGCCGAGCACCACCGTCACCCGGGCCCCCATCGTCCGGGCGGCCTCCGCGAGCGCCAGCCCCATCTTCCCCGTCGAAGGGTTGGAGATGAAACGCACCGGATCCAGGAACTCGCGCGTGGGCCCCGCCGTCAGCAACACCCGCTTGCCCGCCAGCGGCCCCTGGCCAAACCGGGCCGCCGCCGCGGCGACGATGTCCGGCACCGGTGCCAGCCGCCCCTCGCCCACGTCCCCACAGGCCAGGAGCCCCGCACCGGGCCCCACCATCGAGAAGCGCGCATCCGAGAGCAGGGCCGCCACGTTCTCCTGCGTCCTCCGGTTGTCCCACATCGCCACGTTCATCGCGGGGGCCAGCACCACGGGGCCCCGGAACGCCAGCAGCGAGGTCGTCACCGCGTCCCCCGCCAGGCCCACCCGCACCTTGGCCAGCAGATCCGCCGTCGCGGGCACCACCATGAACAGCTCCGCCCAGCGCGCCAGGTCCAGGTGCCCGAAGTTCCCCTCCTGAGAAGGATCGAAGTAATCCGTGAGCACCGGGTGCCCGCAGAGTGCCTGGAAGGTCAGCGGCGTGACGAACTGCTGCGCCGCCGCCGTCATGGCCACCCTCACCTGGGCCCCGGCCCGCCCCAGCTCGCGTACCAGCTCGCACGCCTTGTAGGCCGCGATGCCACCGCCTACCCCCACAATCACCCGGCGGCCCTGCAATGACGAGACGTCCATGAGACTTCCTTACGCGCCGCCGGTCAGGCTCGCAACCGCGCTCGGGCCTCAGCGGATCAGGGAAACCTCGGCGGAGCTGGGCACCCGGATCGTGCGGAGGATGGGCCCCTCGGGCGTCTCCGAGTGGAAATTCGCCCACACCAGCGTGTAACTCCCCGGAGGCAGCCCATACAGGGTGATCCGCTCCGTCCGCGGCTGGTAGATCATCTGCCCGTAGGCGGACCGCAACAGCTCCGTGGGAGGGGTGCCCACGCTGGACAGCTCCCCGGCCACCACCCAGAGCGCCTTGCCCCGCTCGGGCTGGAGCACGACCGTGAGGGGCGCCGTGCCGGGCGCGGGCCCGATGTCCAGCCGCTGCTCCCCGCCGCCGATGCGCACCAGCAGCGCGGGCTCTCCGGCGAACTCTCGCTGAGAGCCCAGCATGAACCGGTAGCTTCCCGGGGACAGCTCCACGCTGTAGCGCCCATCGGGCCCCGTCACGATGGTGACGGGCTCGCCGCGATCCGCATTGACCCCTTCGAGCTGAAACCCGGCCGCGGCCTGTCCGTTCGGGAGGAAGACAGTGCCCGACACCCGCGTGGCGGGCCGCAACGTCAGCTCCACCTGCCCGGGGCTGTCCCGGGGCACGACGCGGGTGGCCGTCAGCCGGCTCTTGCGCGCGGACACCGTGTACTGCGCCACATAGGGCGGGCTGGCCAGGGTGAAGCGGCCATCCGGGCCCGAGAGCACGGACTCGTCACACACATCGCACGTCACCACCGCATCCGCCGTGGGCGCCCCGCCCTCGTCACGCACCAGCCCCGAGAGGGTCGGCGCCCGCTGCAATACCAGATCGCCCAGATCGGGCGTCACCGGCCGGTCCACCATCCGGGGCTCATGTCCGGCGGCTTCCACCGAGACGATGATCCGGTCTCCCGCCGTGGGCAGCGCGAGCTCGAAGCGTCCATCCGGGCTGGACACATCGTGCTCGTCCAGCCGGAAGCGCTTCAACGGGGAGCCATCGTCACTCAACACACGGCCCCGGAAGAGCGGCCGCCGCTTGAGCACCACCTTCACCGGATCCCCACCAGGGCGTCCATCGACGGGCGCCTCCTGGTCATAGCCCGGGTGGCGGGCCTCCAAGCGGTAGGTGCGGTCCGGCTTCAGGGCGCGGATCTCGAAGTGCCCCCGTGCGTCGCTGGCCGCCGGCTCCGCGCCCCGGGGCATCACCACGAGCGTGGCCCCCGAGACCGGTGCCCCCTGGTCATCCACC
Protein-coding sequences here:
- the coaBC gene encoding bifunctional phosphopantothenoylcysteine decarboxylase/phosphopantothenate--cysteine ligase CoaBC, producing MDVSSLQGRRVIVGVGGGIAAYKACELVRELGRAGAQVRVAMTAAAQQFVTPLTFQALCGHPVLTDYFDPSQEGNFGHLDLARWAELFMVVPATADLLAKVRVGLAGDAVTTSLLAFRGPVVLAPAMNVAMWDNRRTQENVAALLSDARFSMVGPGAGLLACGDVGEGRLAPVPDIVAAAAARFGQGPLAGKRVLLTAGPTREFLDPVRFISNPSTGKMGLALAEAARTMGARVTVVLGPVGAVDRTGLEVVDVVSAEEMAREVLSRVREADWFIASAAVSDWRPETRAPQKVKKGETPEVLKLVRTPDVLAEASRTVAGSSRRPVLVGFAAETERVLEHAREKLERKGLDAIVANDVTVAGAGFGTETNQVTVLTRAGTRRDLSGTKREVARGILELLLPLAAPPTEPPAPGPSKDA
- a CDS encoding alpha/beta hydrolase, with the translated sequence MQGVLETREVQSPALESNPLGDPARRKLTVYLPPGYSDGDQRYPVVYFLHAFSNSGSSWTNTSAFTLSVPERLDALITSGQVPPVIGVFPDAWTSLGGSQWINSDAIGRYRDYLVKDVLGFVDRTFRTLPKAASRAVLGHSSGGYGALVMGRYHPELFSHLGSHSGDCYFEYCYLPDLPKAAGALLKAGGLEAWHQDFKKRSRETKPRGEDFAVINILAMAAAYSPKKGEPLNLELPFDPQTARLKLEVWNRWLVHDPVRFVPKFLDAFRKVKSVFLDCGTRDEFNLRWGTRILAEEFKASGVELRHEEFDDTHSGVSYRFENSLSFLIPKMARE
- a CDS encoding uracil-DNA glycosylase — protein: MNSWAPVNEPPESAEELGEVVEELRRHLLWQEETGGPVLLADATKLAAERSASLRSMLPPRGAVAKVPPTEPVQAPSSPPRAETPPPAAPPPAAVSASPPAIRAPVTATSNGMLLDVPQQAPRYPGPLPGVVEGERPTLDQIRRELGDCRRCKLCTGRKNIVFGVGNPRADLVFVGEGPGENEDIQGVPFVGAAGELLTKMIQAMGFSRDEIYICNVVKCRPPGNRNPEADEIAACEPFLRSQLLAIQPKVIVALGKFAAQTLLRDTTPITRLRGQWREYQGVKLMPTFHPAYLLRSPAEKRKAWEDLQQVMKIFGKQAGART